One genomic window of Clostridia bacterium includes the following:
- a CDS encoding Mrp/NBP35 family ATP-binding protein has product MDKDSKSQQKPDFKVALNASSSVKKVIGIVSGKGGVGKSLVTSLLASAFRKNGHNVAILDADITGPSIPKAFGIKGNAVVKEEGIEPRVSKTGIKLMSVNFLLSYETEPIIWRGPLIAGAVKQFWSEVMWGDVDYMFIDMPPGTGDVPLTVFQSLKVDGIIIVSSPQELVSMIVSKAVNMAKAMNIPILGLIENMSYFVCPNCTKKHNIFGASGIEKIAQKYDLKVLAKIPIDPAISVACDKGEVEDIDSQWLTPAVYSIESSLEKNNSEK; this is encoded by the coding sequence ATGGATAAAGATTCAAAATCGCAGCAGAAGCCGGATTTTAAGGTCGCACTTAATGCTTCGAGTTCAGTAAAAAAAGTTATAGGTATCGTAAGCGGCAAAGGCGGCGTGGGAAAATCGTTGGTAACTTCTTTGCTTGCGTCCGCTTTTAGAAAAAACGGTCATAATGTTGCCATACTTGATGCTGATATTACAGGTCCAAGCATTCCTAAGGCATTTGGTATAAAAGGCAACGCTGTTGTAAAAGAAGAAGGCATTGAACCCAGAGTGTCTAAGACGGGCATAAAATTAATGTCAGTAAACTTTTTGCTAAGCTATGAAACAGAGCCTATTATTTGGCGCGGACCTTTGATAGCAGGGGCTGTCAAGCAGTTCTGGAGCGAAGTAATGTGGGGCGATGTGGATTATATGTTTATTGATATGCCTCCTGGAACAGGCGATGTTCCGCTAACCGTTTTTCAATCACTCAAGGTTGACGGAATAATTATAGTTTCTTCACCCCAAGAACTAGTTTCTATGATTGTAAGCAAAGCTGTCAATATGGCAAAAGCTATGAATATTCCCATTTTGGGGCTTATAGAAAATATGTCATATTTTGTTTGCCCTAACTGTACCAAAAAGCACAATATCTTTGGAGCCAGCGGCATTGAAAAAATTGCGCAAAAATATGACTTAAAAGTTCTTGCCAAGATTCCTATTGATCCAGCAATATCTGTAGCATGCGACAAAGGCGAAGTCGAAGATATAGACTCTCAATGGCTGACACCTGCTGTATATAGCATAGAGAGCAGCTTGGAGAAAAATAATTCTGAAAAATAG